The Nitrospira sp. sequence AGGCATCGGATCAGGTGACGATTGATCTGCTGACTCAGCGCATGCAGGTGCATGAGAAAACGGCTTGGATGCTCCGAAGCCTGCTGGAGTGACCTGAGGGCGATCGCGGTCCCCACATACGGGCGATCCGCTTGAGAAGGATCCAGAGGTGGTGAACGATGAAGCGGCGAGTTCACAGAGATAGTCAAGAATCACATGATATGACATGTAGAAGGGAGGAGATAAAGATGAAGAGGCGGAAGCTGACGAATTCGATAGCTGTGCGTGCGTGTATGGTGTTGGGACTGCTGTTGGGATTCTCTTTCGGCGAAGCACAAGCCGAGGAGTACACGCTCAAGATTCCTTACGGTCTCGAAGAGACTGCTGTGGTTATTCCGACGGAGAATCCTTTGACGAAAGAGAAGGTCGAGCTAGGCCGGTTGCTGTTTTTTGACAAACGGTTGTCGCAGGACAACACCATCGCCTGTGCGAATTGTCATATGGCGAAATTCGCGTTCACGGATGGCAAGCGCGTCTCTACCGGCATCCGAGGCCAGAAGGGTGGTCGTAGTGCACCAGCGTCCTTCAACCGGGTGTTCAGCAGCGCACAATTTTGGGACGGCCGGGCCGCGACATTGGAAGCTCAATCGGTCGGTCCGTTTACGAATCCGATCGAGCACGGCTTTGCCAACTACGATGTGATGAACGCGAAGATGATGAAAATCCCAGGCTATCGGAAACTCTTCAAGCAAGTCTTCGGCGATGACACCATCACGACGGAGAGAGTGGGCATGGCCATTGCCAGTTTCCAGCGTACCGTACTGTCCGGGAATAGTCCGGCGGACCGGTTCGATCAGGGAGGAGAAACAGGGGCCATCCCAGAAGCCGCTCAGAGAGGCCTCATCCTGTTCCGTGAAAAGGCACGTTGTACAAAGTGCCACTCCGGGTTCAATTTCACCGACGAAAAATTTCACAACCTCGGCATCGGATGGGACGACAATACAGTAGATCTTGGCCGTTACATGGTCACTCAGAATCCTGAGGAACTCGGCGCATTTAAAACCCCGACCTTGCGTGAGATCGCTCGAAGCGCTCCGTACATGCACGACGGCCGCTTCAAGACGCTTAAAGAAGTCGTCGATTTCTACAACAAGGGTGGTGTCAAGAATCCCCATCAGGACAACCTCATCATTCCGCTAGAGCTGACAGATCAAGAAAAGCATGATCTGCTGGAGTTTCTCCAGACGCTCAACGGCGAAGGCTGGCAACACGTCTCTGCGCCGAAATCATTTCCGAAGTGATCGGACATTCGTAGCGGGCGAGTCATAGAGAGGGACTTCCATCGACGATCGGTCGAGGAAGTCCCTCTTTCATTTCTCAGCCAGGCAAAGATGGCGTGAAGGATTGAGAGAGGTACCGATGTAGAATCGCTTGTTCGATACGCGATCGTCCTCGATCCGGAGCCGGGAATCGAAGCACGAGATGGATCTTGCCGAATTCCGGCAATTGAATCGTGATGCGTGGTTCAGGCGAGGGGGCTTCCAACAGATTGGTCTGTTCCAGCAATTTCATCTGCCGCACCGCTTCATCCATGAACGGTGCGCATTCGTGTTTGGCCGCTTCCAGCAGGGTTCGTTCCGCCCGTTGCCAGTCGCCGTCGCTCTTGATCGGAACCGTCAGCGTATAGAGGCCATACTCCTGTTGTGGGTTCTCTTTGATCAAGGGATTGGTAAACAGCAGGCTGTTGGGGAAAACGGTCACGCGACCGGTATACAAATGAGCCGATTGCCCGGGGCCGATCTCCAATAACTTCGTCGCGAATACGTCGTGGTCGAGGACCACTCCGCGGTGACCGGCGATTTGGATCCGATCACCGACACCATAGACCTTACCGCCGACTCGAAGCGCCGCCCCGCTCCAGCAGAGGATCAACTCCTTCGTCGCCAACACTAACGCGGCCGCCAAGGCGATGATGGAGACGGCGAACGCTTGGAGTTCGTGCGCCCAGATAATCACCAGGCCGATGAGAAATGCGAACACGACCGAATTTCGGGTCGTCACGACCCAGCGCCGCTTGGACTCCATGGTGAGCGTCGGGTTGTTGGCGATCCATCGTACGGCCAACGTTCTGACGATGACCAGGAACAGCAAGAGGATCAGCGACTTCAATCCATCCAGCGCAAACGAGCTGTCGATCGAAATCCACTCGCTTTGGGTCACAGTCGTCCTTTACTTCGTGGTCAGCGTTTCGCGGGTACCCGGCACACATTCCTCGCGCTTCCATTGCTTGAGGACCTTCTCTTCGGAAAACGTCAACATGTACCGATAGCAATACAGTGTCGGTTTGGCGGTGTCTGCTCCTCCTTTGCCCATCATGCTCGTGACCGAATTGGAAGCATCCGCGATAAACGTGGGATTCCAGGTGGTGAGTTCCTGCTCGCTGAGCGCGAACCGATAGGTCCAGAGGCTATCTCCGCCGAGGGCTGGGGTCTTGGCTGTGTGTGGGGGGCCTAGTCGGTCACGCACGTCCTCCTGTGTCAGCCGTCCGACCCCTTTTTTGAGATAGGTGTCTCGCCACGGGCCTCCACATCCAGAGAGGCCGATCACCAGGACGACAAGCAGGACACGCGCTATAGTGGAGAGCCCGTTATTGATCGCGGACGAAATCGAAGCCGACATTCTGATGCCTACGCTACACCGGACGACTTGTAAGTGCAACTCCATGAGACCTTATGCGCAATCATCCTCCTTACGTTCGACGCGTTCTCACCGTTCGGGCAGGGAGGGAGCCGCTCGAGGTGGACTGGATTTAGCCATCGGTTTTCGGTACCTTACCTCACGGGGCAAAGGTATGGGTATCCGACGAATTCTTGCCGTGTTCTTCATAGGTTTTCTCACTCTGTCTCTGCCGTGTGGCGTAACAGCCGCGCCCGAAAGCCGGACGACCAAACCTGAATCGCCTTCGACGACTTTACCGAGACCTGACACTCTTTCCGTTCCCACCAAGCAGCCTGGTTCCAACGGAGAGATCAAGGTCGGAGACAAGATCAAGCCCGCGACGAACGGTGGAACCGTGCACCAGCTCGCCCTGCTCGTCTCGCCTTCTCACGAGATGATTGGAAAAGATGGTGCGCCAATGGTGCTGATTCCGGCTGGTGAGTTTGTGATGGGGAGCGATAAGGGTGATGAAGAT is a genomic window containing:
- a CDS encoding c-type cytochrome — translated: MKRRKLTNSIAVRACMVLGLLLGFSFGEAQAEEYTLKIPYGLEETAVVIPTENPLTKEKVELGRLLFFDKRLSQDNTIACANCHMAKFAFTDGKRVSTGIRGQKGGRSAPASFNRVFSSAQFWDGRAATLEAQSVGPFTNPIEHGFANYDVMNAKMMKIPGYRKLFKQVFGDDTITTERVGMAIASFQRTVLSGNSPADRFDQGGETGAIPEAAQRGLILFREKARCTKCHSGFNFTDEKFHNLGIGWDDNTVDLGRYMVTQNPEELGAFKTPTLREIARSAPYMHDGRFKTLKEVVDFYNKGGVKNPHQDNLIIPLELTDQEKHDLLEFLQTLNGEGWQHVSAPKSFPK
- a CDS encoding mechanosensitive ion channel family protein, producing MTQSEWISIDSSFALDGLKSLILLLFLVIVRTLAVRWIANNPTLTMESKRRWVVTTRNSVVFAFLIGLVIIWAHELQAFAVSIIALAAALVLATKELILCWSGAALRVGGKVYGVGDRIQIAGHRGVVLDHDVFATKLLEIGPGQSAHLYTGRVTVFPNSLLFTNPLIKENPQQEYGLYTLTVPIKSDGDWQRAERTLLEAAKHECAPFMDEAVRQMKLLEQTNLLEAPSPEPRITIQLPEFGKIHLVLRFPAPDRGRSRIEQAILHRYLSQSFTPSLPG